In Taeniopygia guttata chromosome Z, bTaeGut7.mat, whole genome shotgun sequence, one genomic interval encodes:
- the LOC105760850 gene encoding uncharacterized protein — translation MHQDTLVKLEPCADRERQAWSCSKKGHLTLQSLGFHLGTKEGGHKVFVSREKDKFSRWKTLADETICAAAAQTAAQRPSKPTQQALDTRVWIYETKTIDSPKIDAVDRESSVSLTDPPLANKFNSTVSPAKTKQARLPANEDPSHNHSKKHGNRGKNTGGRLAGTNWKTAMLVLSPLAFILGLIILTLNVHYNKKKKILSALKSSPANSSRVDLREPTPLRRGPQPYLPPSRSPSLRHGEILIEWKDGTVTPLFDNINYQVD, via the exons ATGCACCAGGACACTCTGGTCAAGCTGGAGCCCTGTGCGGATCGGGAACGCCAGGCATGGTCCTGCAGCAAGAAGGGACACTTGACTCTGCAGAGCTTGGGCTTCCACCTTGGCACGAAGGAGGGGGGCCACAAGGTCTTTGTCTCCAGGGAGAAGGACAAGTTCAGCAGGTGGAAGACGCTGGCAGATGAAAccatctgtgctgctgctgcccagacagcaGCTCAGAGGCCCAGCAAACCAACACAACAAGCTCTAGACACACGTGTGTGGATCTATGAAA CTAAAACCATTGATTCACCAAAGATTGATGCTGTGGACAGAGAATCTTCTGTGAGCTTGACTGACCCCCCTCTGGCTAACAAGTTCAACAGCACAGTGTCTCCTGCAAAGACCAAACAGGCACGGCTCCCAGCAAATGAGG ATCCATCCCACAACcactccaagaaacatggaaatCGGGGTAAAAACACTGGAGGCAGGCTTGCAG GCACAAACTGGAAGACAGCCATGCTGGTCCTCAGCCCCTTGGCATTCATACTGGGATTAATAATACTGACCCTCAATGTTCACTACAACAA gaagaagaaaatcctCTCTGCTCTGAAGAGCTCTCCAGCCAACAGCAGCAGAGTTGATTTACGGGAGCCGACCCCCTTGCGAAGAGGCCCCCAGCCATACCTTCCACCATCCCGCTCCCCTTCCCTGAGGCATGGAGAGATCCTCATTGAGTGGAAAGATGGGACTGTCACTCCTCTTTTTGATAACATCAACTACCAAGTGGACTAG